One part of the Gossypium raimondii isolate GPD5lz chromosome 1, ASM2569854v1, whole genome shotgun sequence genome encodes these proteins:
- the LOC105785642 gene encoding zinc finger protein VAR3, chloroplastic: protein MKKLFRSSYNEFMYTALKIHFQNFGFPLVTNSYVHNFTRTLHSNSKFDVVLNELAELHPPKPSSHAAQSPSGMDVPFDHERPTKRNESAVQISHPWQEWVDLMECLLRRGYFDGDGNPFENGQLGSKEANSIRTACLNFARDRFSLIRYFSRKDIQVIVGCGCPSLDRKVVNSGKRLRAHVGIDEGNVCSSCNLRGSCDRAYVKAREDQGGRTVDVMRILLTYGLDSITSSVENKPCQNKSVKESVRALLKEMVDYGSKDQQADMPNTAPSRGDASLHDHSSTQGHIKVPMKPGDWLCPKCNFLNFARNIKCLRCDGLFEERLRQLREDQDHLPLKKGDWICERCNFLNFAKNTRCLQCKENPPKRHLNPGEWECESCNYINFRRNMVCLKCDHKRPKVPNASGTCTGEFEGSIGKSTRRDRKQSKDSDRWRFVHEDNEDEECLDSRTENSKFIDFPITRSRTTWSLNTGKCESTLEMEAKNKSLSTVMQNDGSKCTDSQRKLELLECSDDEEMSGWFRRR, encoded by the exons ATGAAGAAGCTTTTTAGAAGCAGCTATAATGAATTTATGTACACTGCTCTCAAAATCCATTTCCAGAACTTTGGCTTCCCTCTCGTAACCAATTCATATGTTCACAACTTTACCAGAACCCTACATTCCAATTCAAAGTTTGATGTCGTTCTTAATGAGCTCGCTGAGCTCCATCCTCCAAAACCCAGTTCCCACGCTGCCCAATCACCGTCGGGAATGGATGTGCCCTTTGATCATGAGAGACCCACGAAGCGGAATGAATCAGCGGTTCAGATTTCACATCCGTGGCAGGAGTGGGTGGATTTGATGGAATGCTTGTTGAGGAGAGGCTATTTCGATGGAGATGGAAACCCTTTTGAAAATGGCCAATTGGGTTCCAAAGAAGCCAATAGTATCCGCACTGCGTGCCTTAATTTTGCTAGGGATCGCTTTAGTCTTATAAG GTATTTCTCAAGGAAAGATATTCAGGTCATAGTAGGATGTGGATGCCCAAGCCTAGATAGGAAAGTTGTCAATTCTGGGAAGCGCTTAAGAGCTCATGTGGGCATTGATGAAGGAAAT GTTTGCAGCTCATGCAATTTGAGAGGAAGCTGTGATAGGGCTTATGTGAAGGCACGTGAAGATCAAGGTGGGAGGACCGTGGATGTGATGCGCATTTTATTGACATACGGTCTGGACTCAATCACCAGTTCTGTAGAGAACAAGCCATGTCAAAACAAATCAGTTAAAGAATCAGTTCGAGCACTGCTGAAAGAAATGGTTGATTATGGCAGCAAAGATCAACAAGCTGACATGCCGAATACAGCGCCCTCAAGAGGGGATGCTTCACTGCATGATCATTCAAGTACACAAGGACACATAAAAGTTCCAATGAAGCCAGGCGATTGGCTTTGTCCCAA ATGCAACTTCCTAAATTTTGCAAGAAATATTAAGTGCTTACGTTGTGATGGTTTATTCGAAGAAAGACTGAGGCAACTGCGGGAGGATCAGGATCATCTGCCATTAAAGAAGGGAGATTGGATATGTGAAAG ATGCAACTTCTTGAATTTTGCAAAGAATACAAGATGTCTGCAATGCAAAGAGAATCCCCCAAAACGACATCTCAATCCCGGGGAATGGGAATGTGAATC GTGCAACTATATTAACTTTAGACGCAATATGGTGTGCTTGAAATGTGACCACAAACGGCCAAAGGTGCCAAATGCTTCAGGTACATGCACTGGTGAATTTGAAGGCAGCATTGGTAAATCCACAAGGCGAGACAGAAAGCAAAGTAAAGATTCAGATAGATGGAGGTTTGTACATGAAGATAATGAAGATGAAGAATGCTTAGATTCAAGGACAGAGAATTCCAAGTTCATTGATTTTCCCATTACTAGAAGTAGGACTACTTGGTCACTTAACACAGGGAAATGCGAGTCGACATTGGAGATGGAAGCAAAGAACAAAAGTCTGTCAACAGTAATGCAAAATGATGGATCTAAATGCACTGACAGTCAGAGAAAGTTGGAATTGCTTGAATGTTCCGATGATGAAGAGATGTCTGGGTGGTTTCGGCGTCGATAG